A window of the Gossypium hirsutum isolate 1008001.06 chromosome A05, Gossypium_hirsutum_v2.1, whole genome shotgun sequence genome harbors these coding sequences:
- the LOC107942065 gene encoding senescence-specific cysteine protease SAG39, producing MGSKNQLHHHFTCLALLIFILGVCEATSRAAVEDSSMYERHQQWMVQFGRVYKDNNDRQKRFLIFKQNVARIDAFNAANNKPYKLGVNQFADLTNQEFTASRNGFKGHMCSNTATTFKYENATGLPSTVDWRKKGAVTPIKDQGQCGCCWAFSAVAAMEGVTKLTTGKLISLSEQELVDCDTKGEDQGCEGGLMDDAFQFIEKNKGLTTESIYPYKGVDGTCNTNEEANHAAKINGFEDVPANSEDALQKAVANQPVSVAIDAGGFDFQFYSGGVFTGSCGTDLDHGVTAVGYGEDGGTKYWLVKNSWGSSWGEEGYIRMQRDVDAKEGLCGIAMQASYPTA from the exons ATGGGTTCCAAAAACCAGCTGCATCATCATTTCACTTGTTTGGCCTTACTAATCTTCATATTGGGTGTATGTGAAGCCACATCCCGCGCTGCTGTTGAAGATTCATCCATGTACGAGAGGCATCAACAATGGATGGTCCAGTTTGGACGAGTTTACAAGGACAACAACGACAGGCAAAAGCGTTTCCTGATTTTCAAACAAAATGTGGCACGGATCGACGCTTTCAATGCTGCCAACAACAAGCCATACAAGCTCGGTGTGAACCAATTTGCAGATCTAACCAACCAAGAGTTCACTGCTTCTCGAAATGGGTTCAAGGGCCATATGTGTTCCAACACGGCTACCACTTTCAAATACGAGAACGCCACCGGATTGCCTTCTACCGTGGATTGGAGAAAGAAAGGAGCTGTTACACCTATCAAGGACCAAGGCCAATGCG GATGCTGTTGGGCGTTCTCGGCCGTGGCAGCCATGGAAGGTGTTACTAAGCTGACAACAGGAAAGTTAATTTCCTTGTCCGAGCAGGAACTGGTGGACTGTGACACCAAGGGTGAGGATCAAGGCTGCGAAGGTGGTCTAATGGACGATGCATTCCAATTCATCGAGAAGAACAAAGGCCTAACAACTGAATCCATTTACCCCTACAAGGGAGTAGATGGCACATGCAATACCAACGAAGAAGCCAACCATGCGGCTAAGATAAATGGGTTTGAAGATGTGCCTGCCAATAGTGAAGATGCATTGCAGAAGGCCGTTGCTAACCAACCTGTTTCTGTTGCCATCGATGCCGGGGGGTTCGACTTCCAGTTCTACTCGGGTGGTGTGTTTACGGGAAGTTGTGGCACCGATCTGGACCACGGAGTGACGGCTGTTGGATATGGAGAGGATGGTGGGACTAAGTATTGGTTGGTGAAGAACTCTTGGGGCAGTAGCTGGGGTGAAGAAGGCTACATTAGGATGCAAAGAGATGTGGATGCGAAGGAAGGCCTTTGTGGCATTGCAATGCAAGCATCCTACCCTACTGCATAG